Proteins encoded together in one Oceanobacillus iheyensis HTE831 window:
- a CDS encoding sodium/glutamate symporter: MSLQIVGFSIIILAALLVIGKLIRLKVPILQKLFLPTSLIGGFLALLLGPEVLGKLTGDGFLNAGLFTDQMVEVWAGLPELLINVVFACLFIGFVLPKPKKMWRIGGPQIALGYTMSWAQYAIGILLAITVLTPLLGLSPAAGALIEIGFVGGHGTAAGLQSTFEELGFAEGYDLAIGLATVGILSGVIVGMIMVNWAARNGKSKTLHHPDEISFEQQTGIINKEHRKSAGTKTTSSLSIEPFALHLGLIGISIFIGFVLLEILVWLEAVTYGEAFGIYLFEYVPLFPFAMIGGLLVQLFLSRFDRHELVDRDTINTIQGVALDFLIISAMASLSLQVIGENIIAFILLAVAGIVLNTFLFLYLGPKMIPSYWFERGIGDFGQSTGVAATGIMLMRIVDSENKSPALNAFGYKQILFEPMVGGGLVTAASVPFIIQFGAVPVLIGVTLLTIAFWLLGTLYFGKMKESD, from the coding sequence ATGTCTTTACAAATTGTCGGTTTTTCTATCATTATATTAGCCGCCCTACTCGTTATTGGAAAACTGATCCGTCTTAAAGTTCCCATCCTTCAAAAACTCTTCTTACCCACCTCATTAATCGGTGGATTTCTAGCATTATTATTAGGACCCGAAGTATTAGGGAAACTAACTGGAGATGGCTTCCTTAATGCTGGCCTTTTCACCGATCAAATGGTAGAAGTCTGGGCTGGCCTACCTGAATTATTAATCAATGTTGTATTTGCTTGTTTATTTATAGGCTTTGTCTTACCAAAACCCAAAAAAATGTGGAGAATTGGTGGACCACAGATCGCTTTAGGTTATACGATGTCCTGGGCTCAATATGCAATAGGAATATTACTGGCGATTACAGTATTAACCCCTCTACTTGGACTAAGTCCTGCAGCAGGTGCCCTTATTGAAATAGGTTTTGTTGGTGGTCATGGTACCGCAGCTGGTCTACAGAGCACTTTTGAAGAACTTGGATTTGCAGAAGGTTATGACCTGGCTATTGGTTTGGCGACTGTTGGTATATTATCCGGTGTAATCGTTGGTATGATTATGGTTAACTGGGCAGCACGCAACGGAAAATCAAAAACACTACATCACCCAGATGAAATATCTTTTGAACAACAAACTGGAATTATCAATAAAGAACATCGTAAATCTGCAGGTACAAAGACAACATCATCACTATCGATTGAACCATTTGCCCTTCATCTAGGATTAATTGGAATTTCTATATTTATTGGTTTTGTCCTGTTAGAAATATTAGTTTGGTTAGAAGCTGTAACATATGGTGAAGCATTCGGTATTTATCTATTTGAATACGTACCTTTATTCCCATTTGCAATGATTGGAGGTCTTCTCGTACAACTCTTCCTATCTCGATTTGACCGTCATGAATTAGTTGACCGAGATACAATTAACACGATACAAGGAGTAGCGCTAGACTTTCTTATTATCAGTGCAATGGCAAGCCTGAGCTTGCAAGTTATTGGTGAAAATATTATCGCCTTTATATTACTAGCAGTTGCTGGTATAGTTCTCAACACCTTCCTTTTCCTCTATTTAGGACCGAAGATGATTCCAAGCTATTGGTTCGAACGAGGTATCGGTGACTTTGGCCAAAGTACTGGTGTAGCAGCAACAGGTATTATGCTTATGCGAATCGTTGATTCAGAGAATAAATCTCCCGCTCTGAATGCATTCGGTTATAAGCAAATTCTATTTGAACCAATGGTTGGTGGCGGATTAGTAACAGCAGCTTCCGTCCCATTTATCATCCAATTTGGTGCAGTCCCTGTATTAATTGGGGTGACTCTACTAACAATCGCATTCTGGTTATTAGGTACACTATACTTCGGAAAAATGAAAGAATCCGATTAA
- a CDS encoding serpin family protein produces the protein MQKRSLLFVALSFIVLFIAACNSETPKENDPNENSQDTEDEGGSSMTEVSEASNLLAFQSIQSLDPNREGNVFVSPTSYWLAMAMVYNGANGDTRSEMDQALQLQGINVEDFNRQNAALMEHFTSVSDEDVELSIANSIWLNQDYEFLDTFHQSVTDTYEAELAPLTTPERINEWVSNQTNGKIKDIIKQIDPEHVAILVNATYFNGAWTYPFDENNTQERTFYKEDNSSVDVPFMALNEELPYVQTDQMQAVSLPYGENEDMQMELFLPNENIEMNDFLEGFTLENWQEWRDSMETQKGNLRMPKFSLEYETELQNFFQSLGMQQAFDAQKADFSNMIDQEQIGDLYIDKIVHKTFLDVDEEGTEAAGATSVEMKTTSIEIGESFDMEINRPFLLTISDKETDSILFMGMIHEPTSVD, from the coding sequence GTGCAAAAAAGATCACTACTGTTTGTCGCTCTAAGTTTCATCGTCTTGTTCATTGCTGCTTGTAATTCAGAAACACCAAAAGAGAATGACCCTAATGAGAATAGCCAAGATACTGAAGATGAAGGAGGTTCTTCCATGACAGAAGTGTCCGAAGCAAGTAATCTTTTAGCATTTCAATCTATTCAATCACTAGATCCTAATCGAGAAGGTAATGTATTTGTCTCACCGACAAGTTATTGGCTGGCTATGGCAATGGTGTATAATGGCGCCAATGGTGACACAAGGTCTGAAATGGACCAAGCACTACAGCTACAAGGAATAAACGTAGAAGATTTCAATCGACAAAATGCAGCTTTAATGGAGCATTTTACGAGCGTCAGTGATGAAGATGTAGAACTTAGTATCGCAAACTCCATCTGGCTTAATCAAGATTATGAATTTCTTGATACCTTTCACCAATCCGTTACCGATACGTATGAAGCTGAATTAGCACCCCTTACCACTCCTGAACGAATTAACGAGTGGGTTAGTAACCAAACAAATGGAAAAATAAAAGATATTATTAAACAAATTGATCCAGAACATGTAGCTATACTCGTAAATGCAACCTACTTTAATGGTGCATGGACATATCCATTTGATGAAAACAATACGCAAGAACGGACCTTTTATAAGGAAGATAACTCCTCTGTAGATGTACCATTTATGGCCTTAAATGAAGAACTACCCTATGTACAAACGGACCAAATGCAAGCCGTCTCATTACCATATGGGGAAAATGAAGACATGCAGATGGAGTTATTTCTTCCAAATGAAAACATAGAAATGAATGATTTCTTAGAAGGGTTCACTCTTGAAAATTGGCAAGAATGGCGAGATAGTATGGAAACTCAAAAAGGAAATTTACGCATGCCGAAGTTTTCTTTAGAATACGAAACGGAACTACAGAATTTTTTCCAATCACTCGGTATGCAGCAAGCATTTGATGCACAGAAGGCTGATTTTTCCAACATGATTGATCAAGAACAGATTGGTGACCTTTATATCGATAAAATTGTTCATAAAACATTCTTAGATGTTGATGAAGAAGGAACCGAAGCAGCTGGAGCAACTTCTGTTGAAATGAAAACGACATCGATTGAAATCGGAGAAAGCTTCGATATGGAAATCAATCGCCCATTTCTCCTCACTATTTCTGATAAAGAGACGGATAGTATATTATTTATGGGTATGATACACGAGCCTACTTCTGTTGATTAA
- a CDS encoding serpin family protein, whose amino-acid sequence MKKCFLIIPILGLFLLFSACGTDDNSVTGGNSTSDNPPTTKIDTSVLVNDANQASNHLGFQALQRLEGNDEDNIFVSPLSIWLAVSMAYNGANGDTKDEMTNALQPENIDLQTLNEHNGTMMDQLNQHDDVELNILNSIWLDPEFTFLEDFEHQVTESYNPELGPLTTKEPMNEWVSEKTNGKITDLIEKVDDDHVAFLLNATYFNGNWKYPFDENNTQDGLFHLDESSTTEVPFMSLDEELPYWETDEFQSVALPYGEEGNIQMEIFLPNENIELQEFVNKLTLEDWQNWRESMQETVGSLKMPKFSLEYESELQDFFQVLGMEKAFEEKEADFTNMIDPAQLRGNLYISKIMHKTFLEVDVRGTEAAGATSVEMKEESAVVSPAPFDMEINRPFLLTISDKETDSILFMGMIHEPTST is encoded by the coding sequence TTGAAGAAATGCTTTTTAATCATTCCGATACTTGGTTTATTCTTATTATTTTCAGCTTGTGGCACGGATGATAATAGTGTCACAGGTGGAAATAGTACTTCCGACAACCCTCCCACCACGAAAATTGACACCTCCGTTTTGGTAAATGACGCCAATCAAGCAAGTAATCATCTCGGTTTTCAAGCGTTACAACGATTAGAAGGTAATGATGAAGATAATATATTTGTCTCTCCGCTCAGTATTTGGTTAGCTGTTTCAATGGCATATAATGGAGCTAATGGAGATACGAAAGACGAAATGACCAATGCGCTACAACCAGAGAATATCGACCTTCAAACATTAAACGAACATAATGGCACTATGATGGACCAATTAAACCAGCACGATGATGTTGAGCTAAATATTCTTAATTCTATATGGCTAGATCCCGAATTCACTTTTCTTGAAGACTTTGAACATCAAGTTACTGAATCTTATAATCCAGAACTTGGTCCTTTAACGACAAAGGAACCGATGAACGAATGGGTTAGTGAAAAAACAAACGGAAAAATTACTGATCTTATTGAAAAAGTCGATGATGATCATGTCGCTTTCTTATTAAATGCCACGTATTTCAATGGTAATTGGAAGTATCCATTTGATGAAAATAATACACAAGATGGTTTATTCCATTTGGATGAATCATCCACCACAGAAGTCCCTTTCATGTCTCTTGATGAAGAACTTCCTTATTGGGAAACTGATGAATTTCAGTCAGTTGCACTTCCATACGGTGAAGAAGGAAACATTCAGATGGAGATATTTCTGCCAAATGAAAATATTGAATTACAGGAATTTGTTAATAAGTTAACGTTGGAAGACTGGCAGAACTGGCGGGAATCTATGCAAGAAACGGTAGGAAGTTTAAAAATGCCGAAATTTTCCTTAGAGTATGAATCAGAGTTACAGGATTTTTTTCAAGTTTTAGGTATGGAGAAGGCATTTGAAGAAAAGGAAGCTGACTTTACAAACATGATTGATCCGGCTCAGTTACGTGGTAATTTATACATTAGTAAAATCATGCATAAAACGTTTTTAGAGGTTGACGTAAGAGGAACAGAAGCAGCTGGGGCAACTTCTGTGGAGATGAAAGAAGAATCTGCTGTTGTTAGCCCAGCTCCTTTCGATATGGAAATCAATCGCCCATTTCTCCTCACTATTTCTGATAAAGAGACGGATAGTATATTATTCATGGGTATGATACACGAGCCTACTTCTACCTGA
- a CDS encoding DoxX family protein: protein MLIKTIFLYIFAILFMLAGIGHFVIDEFFISSMPEWVIGRPLIVYISGVIEIVLGALLLYPATRRKAGIAIAIFLVLVFPVNIYMAFNAENYNTPEIALWIRLPLQFLLIWWVMKVSKK, encoded by the coding sequence ATGTTGATAAAAACCATATTCTTATATATCTTTGCTATCTTATTTATGCTAGCGGGGATCGGACATTTCGTTATTGATGAGTTCTTTATTTCATCGATGCCAGAATGGGTGATCGGGCGCCCGTTAATTGTGTATATATCGGGAGTTATTGAGATTGTCCTAGGTGCCTTACTGCTTTATCCTGCCACTCGTAGAAAAGCAGGAATCGCCATTGCAATATTCCTTGTACTCGTATTTCCTGTAAATATTTACATGGCATTCAACGCAGAAAACTATAACACTCCAGAAATAGCACTTTGGATTCGTCTGCCATTACAATTTCTATTAATCTGGTGGGTAATGAAAGTAAGTAAAAAATAA
- the csaA gene encoding chaperone CsaA yields MATIDDFMKVDMRVGTVIHAEPFPEARRPAIKLTIDFGDEIGTKKSSAQITKRYEPEEIVGRQVIGVVNFPPMRVAGFKSEVLIIGGVPEDGDVILLRPDEEVPDGTKIS; encoded by the coding sequence ATGGCGACAATTGATGATTTTATGAAGGTAGACATGCGGGTTGGAACGGTAATTCATGCTGAACCTTTCCCGGAGGCTCGTAGACCAGCCATTAAGCTGACCATTGATTTCGGTGATGAAATAGGAACAAAAAAATCCTCGGCGCAAATTACCAAAAGGTATGAACCAGAAGAAATAGTAGGTCGCCAAGTGATAGGAGTAGTTAATTTTCCTCCGATGCGTGTAGCAGGTTTTAAATCAGAAGTGTTAATAATAGGTGGAGTTCCTGAGGATGGAGATGTTATTTTGCTACGTCCTGATGAGGAAGTTCCAGACGGTACGAAAATATCGTAA
- a CDS encoding ABC transporter ATP-binding protein, which yields MIEVKINHAGYHLEQLYLSDIHFSIPPGETVGLLGANGAGKSTTIKSIIGTIEAFDGEIHIKDGHRLAYIPEEPILYDHLTLWEHLRLAATSYDLPDEQWIPKAEELLKLFLLTGKEHHFPVHFSKGMKQKSLIVLSFMIKADIYIIDEPFIGLDPIATKNLITLLEQEKQRGAAILMTTHVLDSAEKLCDTFVLLHEGRMLFKGNLIELQQRTNQTLDTSLLDCFYYLLEEEVANEPRL from the coding sequence ATGATTGAAGTAAAAATCAACCATGCTGGATATCATTTAGAACAATTATATTTATCGGATATCCACTTTTCTATCCCACCTGGAGAAACTGTTGGTTTACTAGGAGCTAACGGTGCAGGAAAAAGCACGACCATTAAGTCGATTATCGGAACGATCGAAGCATTTGATGGAGAAATACATATTAAAGATGGTCATCGACTTGCATATATACCAGAGGAACCTATCCTATACGATCACCTCACACTTTGGGAACATCTACGTTTAGCAGCCACTTCTTATGATTTACCCGATGAGCAATGGATTCCAAAAGCAGAGGAACTCCTAAAACTATTTTTATTAACAGGAAAAGAACATCATTTCCCCGTACATTTTTCAAAAGGAATGAAACAGAAATCATTAATTGTCTTAAGCTTTATGATAAAAGCAGATATTTATATTATTGATGAGCCATTTATTGGATTGGACCCAATCGCTACGAAAAACCTGATTACATTGTTGGAACAGGAAAAACAACGTGGTGCTGCTATTCTAATGACCACCCATGTACTAGACTCTGCTGAGAAACTCTGTGATACATTCGTCCTTCTACATGAGGGAAGAATGCTATTTAAAGGGAATCTAATTGAATTACAACAAAGAACAAATCAAACGTTAGACACTTCTTTATTAGATTGCTTCTATTATTTGTTAGAGGAGGAAGTAGCGAATGAACCCCGCCTTTAA
- a CDS encoding ABC transporter permease, which produces MNPAFNVFKQRLRTDLKQQRKARNMVLDWTIFVYALIPGLAIGIYVYMEWLQDIPFIFTYIGWYGWMTLLFLSMFIFEIKLYTYVADQLFLSRNVPFLRKITQYGIIYSLRNIIILGTIIFILPSLLLMEIFSLDIQQMILLYIYYITASCIFTTWKKYQKIYISSSIFRLVNQVLPISAIILGSSYIIENSILTFTWVAISVFGCIVISRKTLYNGNHFLKIALLDDALRNQMGNLLLMDAKNKGYHLPSNTKPRLWKHSQVMFKQRNAPMIFTDAFIKSIIRNHRLLFPILQLSVLLIAFIILTSGSWVSYIVWGISIYIIIDIAKTGWMGFRQDPYIRLFHWDETMLRDSLEKCVIYLATPILIFLNMIFGYLQFHIIGLLLFPLLVIFLVNWGAKSFVRNSPVS; this is translated from the coding sequence ATGAACCCCGCCTTTAATGTGTTTAAACAAAGGCTTAGAACGGATTTAAAACAACAACGAAAAGCACGAAATATGGTATTGGATTGGACCATATTCGTCTATGCCCTTATACCAGGACTCGCAATTGGAATTTACGTTTATATGGAATGGCTTCAAGATATTCCTTTCATATTTACTTATATTGGCTGGTATGGTTGGATGACACTGTTATTCTTATCCATGTTCATCTTTGAAATTAAATTATACACTTATGTCGCTGATCAACTATTCTTAAGCAGAAACGTTCCATTCCTTAGAAAAATAACACAGTATGGAATTATATATTCTCTTCGCAACATAATTATACTTGGTACAATTATTTTCATTTTACCTAGTCTACTACTAATGGAAATATTTAGCCTAGATATCCAACAAATGATCTTATTATATATCTATTACATCACTGCTTCTTGTATTTTTACAACCTGGAAGAAGTATCAAAAAATCTATATATCATCATCTATTTTTCGATTAGTTAACCAAGTCCTACCGATCAGCGCAATTATATTAGGATCATCCTATATTATCGAAAATTCTATACTCACCTTTACATGGGTGGCCATTAGCGTGTTTGGTTGTATTGTTATTTCCCGAAAAACTTTATATAACGGGAATCATTTTCTAAAAATCGCGTTGCTCGATGATGCATTACGTAATCAAATGGGAAATTTATTATTAATGGATGCAAAGAATAAAGGTTACCATCTGCCATCAAATACAAAACCAAGACTATGGAAACATTCACAAGTAATGTTTAAGCAACGAAATGCTCCGATGATTTTTACAGATGCATTTATTAAGTCAATAATTCGGAATCATCGCCTTCTCTTTCCAATTTTACAGCTCAGTGTATTATTGATTGCTTTCATTATACTTACATCAGGTAGTTGGGTTTCTTATATTGTCTGGGGAATCTCTATTTATATTATTATCGATATCGCTAAAACTGGGTGGATGGGTTTCCGTCAAGATCCATATATTCGCTTGTTTCATTGGGATGAAACGATGCTACGTGATTCTCTAGAAAAGTGCGTGATATACTTGGCTACACCTATACTTATCTTCCTTAATATGATTTTTGGTTATCTACAGTTTCACATAATTGGCCTCCTCTTATTTCCTTTGTTAGTCATATTTCTCGTCAATTGGGGAGCCAAATCATTTGTGCGTAACTCGCCAGTTTCCTAA
- a CDS encoding nucleotidyltransferase domain-containing protein, with translation MMLKPGDGLDDGFIVSDVSIDKIDSIYLPCIQESVHSLKKLFPQQLHSVYVYGSVPRGDAKPVHSDLDLIALFSKKLSSEEVNQLKTLASELSSKNLSIVRDVGIAIADYDYTIDPSNYYENAFLREISVCVYGDDLGERFGRYKLTSEIPIKFNGDICKSLHRTLNRLETPSDEAFRTYTQGFARKLIRTYYSMVMVRSQIWSTRLHEQAEIFIHYFPDKESIVHTLLNWIDNPPTDRKTVQILFEREGNWACANFAYEATMSSLNINDDK, from the coding sequence ATGATGTTAAAACCTGGTGATGGTCTTGATGATGGTTTTATTGTAAGCGATGTTAGTATCGATAAAATTGATTCTATATATCTGCCATGTATTCAAGAATCTGTTCATTCTCTAAAAAAATTATTCCCTCAACAACTGCATAGTGTGTATGTTTATGGCAGCGTTCCTCGAGGAGACGCAAAACCTGTTCATTCTGACTTAGATCTTATTGCTTTATTTTCGAAAAAGTTGAGCTCTGAAGAAGTTAATCAATTAAAAACACTGGCTAGCGAATTATCAAGTAAAAATCTTTCTATCGTTAGAGATGTTGGAATTGCTATAGCTGATTACGACTACACAATCGACCCTAGCAATTATTATGAAAATGCATTTCTAAGGGAAATTAGTGTTTGTGTTTACGGAGATGATTTGGGTGAACGGTTTGGACGCTATAAACTCACATCAGAAATCCCCATTAAATTCAATGGTGATATATGCAAGTCACTACATCGGACTTTAAATAGGTTAGAAACTCCTTCAGACGAAGCTTTCCGCACATACACACAAGGTTTTGCTCGTAAACTAATTCGAACTTATTACTCGATGGTGATGGTACGCTCCCAAATATGGTCAACACGGCTTCATGAGCAAGCTGAAATATTTATACATTACTTTCCGGACAAAGAATCGATTGTGCACACGCTTCTTAATTGGATAGATAATCCACCAACAGATCGCAAAACTGTTCAAATATTGTTTGAGAGAGAAGGCAATTGGGCTTGTGCCAATTTTGCTTATGAGGCCACTATGAGTAGCCTAAATATTAATGATGATAAATAA